In Ipomoea triloba cultivar NCNSP0323 chromosome 15, ASM357664v1, one genomic interval encodes:
- the LOC116007636 gene encoding SPX domain-containing protein 1-like — translation MKFSKRLRSLSTHIEEVLPEWEGMFLSYKDLKKQLKVVYPKEGETSRPNKRQRVDQETEGQAGDSSAVAPVDFETVLAEEEAPDVTDFETLLGKEIEKFNGFFMDKEEEYVIRLKVLKERVADANDSCEKLMKVGREIVDLHGEMVLLENYSALNYTGLVKILKKYDKCSGALLRLPFIQKVLEEPFFNTDVLKQLMRECETLLRDNLKKAITENNEERPLKVPEELAEIEHVGNMYLNLTHSALQTLEEIRSGSSTVSVFSLPPLHRTDMDEVWKKSQVVEQAAK, via the exons ATGAAGTTTTCGAAGAGGTTGCGTAGTCTGAGCACCCATATAGAGGAGGTGCTTCCTGAATGGGAAGGCATGTTCTTGTCGTACAAAGATCTGAAGAAGCAGCTCAAGGTGGTTTATCCCAAAGAGGGTGAGACTAGCCGGCCCAATAAACGGCAGAGGGTGGATCAGGAAACGGAGGGTCAGGCTGGGGATTCTTCGGCGGTGGCGCCGGTGGATTTCGAGACCGTTTTGGCGGAGGAGGAGGCGCCGGATGTGACGGATTTCGAGACCCTATTGGGGAAGGAGATCGAAAAGTTTAATGGTTTCTTCATGGATAAGGAGGAAGAGTATGTTATCAGATTGAAG GTGCTGAAAGAAAGAGTGGCAGATGCAAATGATTCGTGTGAAAAGCTGATGAAAGTAGGTAGAGAGATAGTAGATCTTCATGGAGAGATGGTTTTGTTGGAGAATTACAGTGCCCTTAACTATACAG GGTTAGTTAAGATTTTGAAGAAATACGATAAGTGTAGTGGCGCTCTCCTTCGCTTACCTTTCATACAAAAGGTGCTCGAAGAGCCGTTCTTCAATACTGATGTACTCAAACAGCTAATGCGGGAGTGTGAGACACTGCTGCGAGATAACCTCAAGAAAGCCATAACGGAGAATAACGAGGAGAGGCCTCTCAAAGTCCCCGAGGAACTTGCTGAAATAGAACACGTGGGGAATATGTACCTGAACCTTACGCACTCAGCGCTGCAGACCTTGGAGGAGATCAGAAGCGGAAGCTCAACTGTGAGCGTGTTTTCTCTGCCACCTCTGCATAGGACTGACATGGACGAGGTTTGGAAGAAATCTCAGGTCGTCGAACAAGCAGCGAAATAG
- the LOC116007380 gene encoding F-box protein At5g03970-like produces the protein MYRRKRRQNLPSSSNSEEDLTDIIREHALPFLPAKSLLRFMTVCHHWKRHILTPSFHLNQSLRFTDITGLFCQTTPENPPVFIPIHPTSAGVPDPSLSFLPEPVVIKASSNGLLCCQGRNEDKLYYLCNPAIKHWRKLPKPTASLGSEPALVVIFEPSEFPNISEYKIICPFEFAGFDGAIGFEIYSSKKNSWNVSGDFCFGAKNATLGSGVHVNGVVYWPVKRGGILSFDLTKDRSELLDNGNSEGKDCILGTYYGTLCKVYIEFDDEELLVKVMVNIQLPQRVKMWETVSCAGYPFDTDMPLDDITSRVVAIGREEAVVKCGNQLYSYDFERMETKILSKPGESHYNICVPYVNNLVYL, from the coding sequence ATGTATCGACGAAAAAGGCGACAAAACCTTCCGTCCTCATCAAACAGTGAGGAAGATCTTACTGATATCATTAGAGAACACGCCCTTCCATTCCTTCCTGCTAAATCACTGCTCAGATTCATGACTGTTTGTCATCACTGGAAGCGCCATATATTAACACCATCCTTCCACCTTAATCAATCACTTCGTTTCACTGACATAACGGGCCTTTTTTGTCAGACTACTCCCGAAAATCCTCCTGTCTTCATACCAATTCATCCAACATCTGCTGGTGTACCAGATCCATCTTTGAGCTTTCTGCCAGAGCCTGTTGTCATTAAGGCCTCATCAAATGGACTGTTGTGTTGCCAAGGACGAAACGAAGACAAGCTTTACTATTTGTGCAACCCAGCTATAAAGCATTGGAGAAAACTTCCAAAACCTACTGCTTCTCTTGGATCTGAGCCAGCACTTGTGGTGATATTTGAACCGTCAGAGTTCCCCAATATATCTGAGTACAAAATCATTTGTCCCTTCGAATTTGCTGGTTTTGATGGTGCAATTGGATTCGAAATATACTCCTCCAAGAAGAACTCTTGGAATGTTTCTGGGGATTTTTGTTTTGGAGCTAAAAATGCTACTCTGGGATCTGGTGTTCATGTCAATGGCGTTGTTTACTGGCCTGTGAAGAGGGGTGGAATTCTTTCTTTTGATCTAACAAAGGATAGGTCAGAATTACTGGACAACGGCAATTCTGAAGGCAAAGACTGCATACTGGGAACATATTATGGAACGCTTTGTAAGGTTTATATCGAATTCGATGACGAAGAATTGTTGGTCAAAGTCATGGTTAATATCCAATTGCCTCAAAGAGTAAAAATGTGGGAAACAGTGAGCTGCGCTGGTTATCCTTTCGACACCGATATGCCGCTGGATGATATTACCTCCAGAGTTGTTGCTATAGGCAGAGAAGAAGCAGTGGTCAAGTGTGGGAACCAATTATACTCCTATGATTTTGAACGCATGGAAACTAAAATACTATCCAAGCCAGGTGAATCGCATTATAATATATGTGTGCCCTATGTGAATAACCTTGTTTACCTCTGA